A segment of the Trifolium pratense cultivar HEN17-A07 linkage group LG7, ARS_RC_1.1, whole genome shotgun sequence genome:
TTTCTGATAAATTCGATAGAAGATATGGAAGTGAGTGAGAGAGTTCTTTCGATTCTGAGCAATTTGGTGTCGAGTCCGGAAGGTAGAAAAGCTATAAGTGCTGTTAGGGATGCGATCACAATTTTGGTTGATGTGTTGAATTGGACAGATTCACCTAAATGTCAAGAGAAGGCTTCATACATTTTGATGATTATGGCACACAAAGCTTATGCTGATAGGCAGGCCATGATCGAGGCAGGGATTGTATCGTCATTGCTTGAGTTGACGCTTGTGGGTACTGCTTTGGCACAGAAAAGGGCGTCAAGGATATTGGAATGTTTTAGGGTATACAAAGGGAAGCAGGTTTCTGGTAGCTGTGATGGTGGGAACTTGGGTTTAACTGTCTCTGCGCCAATTTGTTCCTCGTCGTCTTCTTTTGTGAAGTCAGATGGAGGTGGTAAAGAGTATATAGTGGACGAAGCGAACATCATGAGTGATGAAAAGAAAGCAGTGAAGCAACTAGTTCAGCAGAGTTTGCAGAACAACATGATGAAAATTGTCAAGAGGGCTAACTTGAAGCAAGATTTCGTTCCTTCAGAGCGTTTCTCTTCGCTCACTTCAAGTTCAACATCAAAGAGCCTGCCATTTTGAAGAATCGTAGCTGATGAAGAGGAAAGTTAAGTATATGAACCATAAGTTAGCCTCCACAGCATAATTACTAGTACTAATGTAATAATGGTTATATCTTAATGAAATCTCAGTAGATTATTGTACAAGTAATTCTAGTTTAAATCTATCTTTAGATTATCTTAGTAAATTTTGTGTGGTGCCGCAtataattgtattgtgatgcaTAGACCAAATGCTGATTTGGTTTCTTTGGCATGAGCATGGATCCATCAACCATGAAATCTGATAGACCAAAACAATTGTGTAGTTTAGTAATGAAGCCtcgcttcttcaaaaaaaaaaaagtaatgaagCCTCCATTTCAACCTTTTAGTAATCAGCAAACAAATGCTGATTTCAATATTACAAAAACTTGGTGCCAAACTGCCAATTATGGCTGATATGGCTGCAAACTTGTAATTGCAGTTCTAATGCAGCCgcggtaaaaaaaaacttaatgtcGCGGCACACAATCATGTGGCAACCagattttaaaacattgctcTCTATTAGTGTTAGGAAAAAATGGGAAATCTTAATGTTTCACATCTGTTTGCTGATTCCTTGTGCTGAGTTTTAATGAATCTTCAAATTAGCAGAGTAGATGTAATTTGTTAAACATTTCTAGTAAGATTGTGGGGTTGTTATTTGTTAAGCTCTTTAATTATGTCAGGTAAACAATGCATTAATGACCCCATTGTTTATTCATTTAATGCCACATGACCTAGTTAACTAGATTAGTGATGTATTAACAGGTCACAGATCTAGTACTATATGGTAAATTGGATATACTATGTTAGAATGGAAAAATGAGCTGTTTGGTGACAAAAAAGAATCAATTGACAATTGCATTTCCTTCGTAGTACGTGCGCACAACCACAACAATACATGATGTTCATCGTGGGGTCTACGTATAGCCATATGTAATGTTATCTTCTTCTGGGTGCTAACTTTAACTTTGTTGACTTTTGGTATAAGATCTAATTTTAAATCCTAATGTAGTAGTTGAGTTATTCTTTGGATCATGGGTCAAGTTTCATTTACTTTATGTTGAATTTAGACTTGTAAATATCACTACAAAACTATATAGTGACAACATTTCTCGTATTTCTTTTAAGAATATACGTGGCATTGTATTGGCCTTATCAGATGTGGAACCTTCATTGATAACATTAGTAAGGATTGAAAATGACCTCAATATTCACTACCTGATGGTATACGTAAGACATTAATTAGCAATACAATATCATGAACCATGATGATCCAATATTGTGGTTAATTCATTAAATGCAGAGTATATGATGACAAGTATTGCACTGGAGGGTAGCTATAGATCATATGAGTGAATGTCATCAAATATAACCTATCATTCAATTTCATGGGTGCTGGTTTGATATAATGTGTGAATTCATTTCAACCAACTAACGGGGTGGACAAGTGTACTTTTCTTTTGGGGTCCATAATATATATCTGCATTCAAAGGAATTGAGGAATTGGTTGCTTTACTTACCGAGTGTGTTGGTTTTCAATTATTTTGGgtaatttttgaatgattttcagTAGGTATATGTTTTAAGTAAGGATTAATTATGGACCATATATACATCTAAAGTACCAAATACTATTTAGGGAAAATGTGGTGTTTCAACAGCCTTACTATAACCAAATTAAAATTACTACTACATATAGTGGTACTGGTATGAATTTATTAGTACACACATAATCATCAAGATTACTTTCTAAAATTTTATAGAATTCAAATAGGCGACAAATTCTTCTCAAGAATTTTAACATCATTGATGTCTTTGTCCGAGTTTGGATTGGAACTCAGGATCATTGATGTCTTGTTTCTCAACTAAAGCTATAAAATTACCGTAGTTCGCCGTAATTCTAATAAATTCACCATGATGCCAAACATAAGCACTTGGTGTTTAGATGTTGAAAATCATTGACAAAGAAAAAACATAGTAAGTTACTATAGCTTAGGAAGATAATTGGATTTCAAAGATTGACGTTCCATAGTGATCACCAGAGGTCATGCAAAAACGTGAACGTAGATGTTCAAGTTGGCATGATAGACACATGAAACTGTGCATAATATACGAACACAATGATTCGCACCGCCTAGGTCTCAATTGTTTGTTGAAATTAACATTAATGCATTAAATATGACAATGACAATGACAATTTCAACGTAACCAATGATATATGCAAATATACAGTCAAGAACTAGTGAGTGAACTTGGACTTCGGGGCAAATGAGCTctctttaaggtgaaatttttagtcattagactacttgatcaaataaaaaaaattacaagacaTTTTGTACTAAAAAGCCAAAACAAAAACTACAATACATTAGCCCAACAGCTATAGCTAAAGGTACACCCCCCCTGTAAAGAGGACTGAATAGTTTCCTATGAAATGAAATCTCAATAAAGTCAGTCTACTTGTAGCACTACTGAATCATTTTTTATAACACTCCAAGAAGAAAAAGCTGGAATCCATCAAGCTCCAATATTTTGTCTTGCTTACATCAACTCAATAACTATAgtctttcattattttttagtaGGGTGATggattttaataattttagagAAGGCAATTGCATTTACGATGTTTATAAAGTTTCTTAAAGGATAATATAAATGCAATACAGTAGTTAATAACCAACACTGCTGAGGCACCGCAGTGATGATTGCTAAAGAAAGTGAAAACTGCCGACACCTAAGTACCTCATTTTCCTCCCATATAACTCCAACAAGAATAACACAAGCTAACTCAGCTCCCATAAGAAAGTATGAGGGAGGGTGATACTAAGTTTAGGAAACAATGAATGACACAACAGGTTTAGGATCAGAGATTTGCTAAGCTATTGTGAAAAAATACAATAGCTCACAGTACAATTTTGGTTTCATACAATTTAACATATTATTATGGAAAATTTCATATAGTTTGTGGACGTGAACTCCAAGCTATATGAGATCTTCCATACTCAAATGCTATGTTAAGACTTGAAAATgttttcatcaacaaaaaaatgttaaaaatgttACTCTTCGATTGCACTAGATAGGTTTTCTAAGAAATCAGATCACCAATGGAAATTGTATACTATTATTTGGATCTTTTGTTCAAAACCAGAAATATCATCATTGCCAGaaagatatataattataaagttATAAACACAtcataaagacataaaaaaaaaaagacacgtGTGGAAGATACTGTGTCGctaaattaacttttttttagtgggcaaatatatcttcaaattttgttgatttatatactaaaatgcaaagaaaacaaaatcaaacatctGGTTCGTAGTCATCACTCATCAGTATAATGGACTTGACTTATTTCACCTGAAAAAATGAAGTTCAACTACTGCAAATTCATCCTTTTAGTCCTATTCGAAAAATTACCCATTAGCACATTACACAACAAAAATAACAGATGCATCGAGTACTTCTGCGAGGAGAAGGGCCTGCAATACTTCATAACAAAGTGGACCTATGAGAAAATATATCTATCTATTATATCATCCTAAGAGTGCTCACTTATATTTCCATTCAACAGATACTCTGCCTCTAACAATGCTACCCTCCCAATTACATAATCCATGTTAATTGGACAAAATATTGATACTACTCAGCAGCTTGTTTGCCTTCAGTAACAGGAAGGTAGACACCTTCAGCTGCCAACCAGATATTGTCGGCGCGCTTTTCACGAACACCACAAACCTAGTCCAATAAATAAGTGACGGTCAATAATGTTATCCACTTCCAACATTTTACTTGCATAAAAAGAGTTGAAATCTCAGGAtcactattaaaaaaaactatggtGTATGCCATCATCATTATCGCCAATTCACcatcattatttgtttttaatggaCTCTAAAAACCCAAGCAACTAACATTTACACGATTGGCAAATGACAATGAAAGGAGCATGTATCCAAAAAATTTCAggcaattatataaaatattggtGAAAGACAATAGAAAACTTTTAGATTCTAGATAATTTCTCACCTCCTGCTGTCCCCCAGCTATCCGACTATATTTCTTATCATGACTATGTAAATAGCCTGAAGTGTCAATATGTTGAAGCCGAATCCTCTGATCCTGCTTCCAAGTCTTTCCACTTCCTTCTATTGAAAGCCTAACGAAAATAAACCAATATAAGCACCTTCTAGAATATAGAGATCTAAATATTATTGTCCATAAAAATCATGTTACCTCCAATAGTCCCCCGTGTCAGAATCATTCTCTCCACCAAAGCAACTGACCTATATTCAACTCAAAATTATAAACCCGGTTATCCAATGGTCAGACTAGGTATAAAACAGGTTATATTTGAATcatatttttaactttaataCTTGGCTGTTGGCTCATTCAAATGCAAAGGGAGTGAAAGAGGGCCAACAAAATAATGCCTAGATTTAGGGAAAAAAAACTCCTTTCTGTTTTAAGTTCTATACTTCAATAGGTGGGAACATGGATATATGATGAAATGACTTATTGGTTGTGGTTAAGTGTATAAGTGTTGGTTTTTTCATAGTACAATAATTAAACCTTGTCTCCATGGATAAGGTCAACTACATAGATGATAATTGATAAATCAATTTATGCCAATAGTAtttgttatttgatttttatacagAAGCAACTAAAAGATACATCGAGATGTTACAGTAAGTCATGTTCGTTTCTGTTTTGCTTCAGCAAAGTATAGGCTTAAGATAAGACAAGTTTGAAGAAATACTGAAAGACTAAACTAGTTGAAATGAAAACAAAGAAATCAAAGTGGAAAAATGCACAAAACCCTCTAGGTTATATAGAACGGAAACCACATATAAAGCACCAAATTAGCAAGAGCAGGATAAGAAATGATAAGTTGATTAAGAGGCAAAAAGTTACAGAGAGTTGAGCATATGCAGTGTAAAAGGAGTAAATAGAAGAGAAAGTCTGTCACAAAGTCAAATCAATAGCTTAAGAGGAGTTGCTTAATGATGGGCAAAGATTCAAAACTAAAAATTCAGGTTTGTCATATGATGAGGGGCGAATGATAAAATATGGATGAGCATCCTCGAAGCTAAGGGAAATTACATTATATTAAGATGAAAAAGAACCCTATGTGGATGACATGTATTGCACACACTATAGCACATCATAGTTTGAGCacttaaaaaatcaaataattctgGTAACAGTCAATCAAAAGGTCCCAATCAGATATCTTAAGAGATTTATAAAAATAGATTAGATTTCATCATAATATAGTGAATATCATGTCAAGTTGTCAACAGCcaacatttaataaaaacaatCCTTAAATACAATGTAAGAATGTATAATAGACCATTCATACAACATATCACATATTGTCCCAAAGTGAAATGATAGAAATAATCAATGGTATCTGGCATGCTTCTAAGACAGGAGATTTCGACGAGAGAAACATAAATAGAGACATAAAGAAGGTGCAAGAGGATGTGACACCAGTGAAAATGTTTCAATTAGATACCAAACGCAGAGTCTTGTCTTTATAATCGCACATGCAATGAAGCAAATATAAACATTGCAATTTGCAACATTGGCTTATTCGAGTGGGGGCAGAGGTGTATCCCATTAAAAAGGAATCATCcgtgattttaaattttaatttggcgGTTATATGTAAGGGGAACAATCAGGGAACACCTTAGAATCGACATATCGAAGTGAAACATTTACGAAAACCAATCACCAACAAATCCTAAAGCATATATAGTAATAATCACTTGCAAAAACAAAAGGAACACACCTCGAGATTGCCAGAAATTGGGGAAGCATGCAAATGGCTGTGCAGCCACTTCCTGGTCCTCATGTGCTGTAATCTAATGATTGTGCCACTTTTAATAGCGTCGCCTTGTTTAGCAGAAGTTTCTGGCTCAGGCCTGACAATCTGTAAAACAATAATGCACATATCCAAAGTCAACAACCAAATGCCAAAGTACCAATATCAACACAGATaagcacaaacaaaaaaatcagcAAGTGATTAAGACCTATTTGAATTGAAtcatttgagcttatctactaacataaacacttatgagagggtttggaagagcttatgaaaacaacttataatatGAGCGAAAGTTGTTTTCAGCCTATTTCCGTAAGCTATCCTGTCTCTAGTTATAAAAACATAGAAAATGCTAACAAAGTATCCTTAAAGCATTATTCAATCATACAAAAGAGGCAACTTTTGCATAAAAAATGATGTCTTTGTTACTTTTTTCAAATgtttgatttatattttgaagataaaatttattttcctGGATTTCTTAAACAATGCCCTATACAACACTTGTTAGCATACCCTAGAAACAGTTTATAAATAAGCATTTATATGACACTTAATTAAATTGTATATTCAAACTATGCTTAAATTGAATAGGAATAATTACTAATTAGGATAAAATACCCAGTAACTATTGGAATCATCAACAGTTGGAAAACCAGTCACCGATTGTTGTCCACTGCCAGAACCGTATGGCACATCATGAGAATGCAACCTAAATTTCGTTTTCTCGTGCATAAGCTTTATAACCGAACCATAAGTAATCTGAACCTACACAATtccaaaatcaaatcaaaccagTAACAAAATCAGCACTTAATTCAATTCTAAATATCTAAGATCCCTAACCGTAAACACCGAAATTGAAAGTAAAAAAACTAACCTCGACGCCTTCTGATGAAGCAGCGGAAGCAGAAGCGGTGGAAGAAGGAGAAACATCAGGATCGAGAgtgagaaagagaaaaatagcGAGAGCGAAGAAACCGAGAGCCATTATAAAGAGGAATGCAATGAACCAATTACGTTGCCAGATCGGAAGTTCGGAATCGGAATGGATCGAAGATTCTCTGTATATAATTCGGGTCGACCCGGTTTGTTGttgggaagaagaagaagaagaagaagaaggtttTCTTCGTGAAATTCCCTGGTGTGAACCTGAGGAAGCCACGGTGGTTTATGGTTAGTTAGAAATTGAAATTAGTACATTCCACTTTCACTCTGTAAGCGATGAGAAAATTGATAATAGCGATGCTCTGGTTTATGGTTATGACTTATGGCTTATGTTGAACTCCTTGCACGCTAACGTAATGAATCAGTTCTACGTTCCATGACATGATTTGGTCCAATTGCAAATTTACACCTGGCTATCGGTATTACGTGGATGCTTTTCaatggttaataaaaaaaaatccacaaatCCAATGATACTAATACTatgaacttttatttttttagttgtttAAAT
Coding sequences within it:
- the LOC123893565 gene encoding stromal cell-derived factor 2-like protein, with translation MALGFFALAIFLFLTLDPDVSPSSTASASAASSEGVEVQITYGSVIKLMHEKTKFRLHSHDVPYGSGSGQQSVTGFPTVDDSNSYWIVRPEPETSAKQGDAIKSGTIIRLQHMRTRKWLHSHLHASPISGNLEVSCFGGENDSDTGDYWRLSIEGSGKTWKQDQRIRLQHIDTSGYLHSHDKKYSRIAGGQQEVCGVREKRADNIWLAAEGVYLPVTEGKQAAE